The following are encoded in a window of Candidatus Moraniibacteriota bacterium genomic DNA:
- a CDS encoding ABC transporter ATP-binding protein: MLNAENIIKTFITGEIEQKVLKGINLKVESGEFVSIMGRSGAGKSTLLYILSLLDETPSGKVFIDNEEITLLSSDKAVNYRLNNFGFVFQEYALLPELNALENVALPLLMRGERKNKAYTIAKESLIQVGLENKAENFSSQLSGGEQQRVSIARAVAHNPKIIFADEPTANLDTQRACEIMNIFIDLNKKGQTIIMVTHELEYAQSTHRIVELRDGLIVNDRRMLDPKTLLCRL, translated from the coding sequence ATGTTAAATGCAGAAAATATAATTAAAACTTTCATCACTGGTGAAATTGAACAGAAAGTACTAAAGGGGATTAACTTAAAAGTTGAGAGTGGTGAATTTGTTTCCATCATGGGAAGGTCAGGCGCGGGAAAGAGTACACTCTTGTATATTTTAAGTTTATTAGATGAAACTCCTTCAGGAAAAGTTTTTATTGATAATGAAGAGATAACTTTATTATCTAGTGATAAGGCAGTTAATTATCGTCTGAATAACTTCGGATTTGTTTTTCAGGAATATGCTTTATTGCCAGAATTGAATGCTTTGGAAAATGTTGCTTTGCCATTACTTATGCGTGGAGAGAGAAAAAATAAAGCTTATACCATAGCCAAAGAATCACTCATTCAAGTGGGTTTGGAAAATAAAGCTGAAAATTTTTCTAGTCAGCTTTCGGGAGGTGAACAACAACGTGTTAGTATTGCCAGAGCGGTGGCGCATAATCCTAAGATAATTTTTGCTGATGAACCAACGGCTAATTTGGATACTCAGCGTGCCTGCGAAATTATGAATATTTTTATTGATTTAAATAAAAAAGGCCAAACCATTATTATGGTGACTCATGAATTGGAATATGCTCAGTCAACCCATCGTATTGTGGAGTTACGCGATGGCTTAATCGTCAATGATCGAAGAATGTTGGATCCTAAAACGCTTCTTTGTAGGTTATAG
- a CDS encoding phage integrase N-terminal SAM-like domain-containing protein, producing the protein MRKLFNILYIIRNFYKLLLYKNYINFNIFQKIIQTELNKLERELKIKNYSSKTIKSYLYGLREYFSFKFNNYPELDQEDIKNFLLHCEYNKISPQSRNLFLNAIKFYYRNIAKNIQKIEIQSAKKTKGITYRFVTN; encoded by the coding sequence TTGCGTAAATTATTTAATATATTGTATATTATACGAAATTTTTATAAATTATTATTATATAAAAACTACATTAATTTTAATATTTTTCAAAAGATTATACAAACTGAACTTAATAAACTCGAGCGAGAACTAAAAATCAAAAACTACAGTTCAAAAACTATAAAAAGTTACCTTTACGGTTTGCGAGAATACTTTTCCTTCAAATTTAATAATTACCCCGAGCTTGACCAAGAAGATATTAAAAATTTTTTGCTCCACTGCGAATATAATAAAATCTCACCTCAAAGCAGAAATTTATTTTTAAATGCAATCAAGTTTTATTATCGAAATATTGCAAAAAATATACAGAAAATTGAAATTCAATCTGCAAAAAAAACCAAAGGGATTACCTATCGTTTTGTCACGAATTGA
- a CDS encoding tetratricopeptide repeat protein, whose amino-acid sequence MSYWNFIIPPIIFFLSLFFLIKIFRKKKTERETVLQGRAPFGNFSSVSQKLSRLGPQLVGKSGGFLDLFEKKITSFFSILFRGVKFVFKVFLNIFFKKQKTTDNSMKKVFSRKELYGESKDLNREVKEGMSEKEMFLDRKKDEAMDVVKSEEDIVSRPMVSDMTKPSSSKKRVLSKNDYEEALIGRIALNPRDISAYESLGDFYIDQRNFEDALECYRQVIKLDPQHRGTKVRIRRLERVLAHDQFLH is encoded by the coding sequence ATGTCCTATTGGAATTTTATCATTCCGCCCATTATTTTCTTTCTTTCTCTTTTTTTTCTTATAAAAATTTTTAGAAAGAAAAAAACTGAGAGGGAAACGGTTTTGCAAGGTAGGGCACCCTTTGGAAATTTTAGTTCAGTTTCTCAAAAATTGAGTCGTTTAGGACCTCAATTAGTTGGGAAGAGTGGAGGATTTTTGGATTTATTTGAAAAAAAAATTACTTCATTTTTTTCAATTCTTTTTCGAGGTGTGAAGTTTGTTTTTAAAGTATTTTTGAATATATTTTTCAAGAAACAGAAAACGACGGACAATAGCATGAAAAAAGTCTTTTCTCGGAAAGAACTTTATGGAGAATCAAAAGATTTGAATAGGGAAGTAAAAGAAGGGATGTCAGAAAAGGAAATGTTTCTTGATCGCAAGAAAGATGAAGCAATGGACGTTGTAAAATCTGAAGAGGATATCGTTTCTCGTCCTATGGTGAGTGATATGACGAAACCTTCAAGTTCCAAAAAACGTGTACTTTCGAAAAATGATTATGAAGAGGCTTTAATTGGAAGGATAGCGCTGAATCCTCGTGATATATCCGCCTATGAATCTCTCGGAGACTTTTATATTGATCAGAGAAATTTTGAAGATGCCTTGGAATGCTATAGACAAGTGATAAAATTAGATCCTCAGCATCGGGGTACTAAGGTGCGGATACGAAGATTAGAAAGAGTCCTTGCGCATGATCAATTTTTACATTAA
- the rpmG gene encoding 50S ribosomal protein L33, translating into MAVKLKERIVKFRCSECEHITHYSRRNKKKLKEKLELSKYCKFCRKNILHKELK; encoded by the coding sequence ATGGCCGTTAAATTGAAAGAACGAATAGTAAAATTTCGTTGCTCAGAATGTGAGCACATTACTCATTATTCCAGAAGGAACAAGAAGAAATTGAAAGAGAAATTGGAACTTTCCAAGTATTGCAAATTTTGTCGCAAGAATATTCTTCACAAAGAGCTCAAATAA
- a CDS encoding class I SAM-dependent methyltransferase gives MINFSKLWNKSGKQYQEYALNFPQYKQTNEKLVQIADIMPNQIVVDLACGTGLTTKEVLKNCPDVEKIYAIDFSEDMINVAKEFVQSKKVAFIVADAQDLDKFISEKVDVVICNSAFWQFQNQNQVLHAISNILKDNGKIIFNLNQQFFDFGKPEPNQKLLIDTIFSEMKKRGYKPSNKLKPKIGKEKIEELFSYAGYILEKTETLNIGPRKLDDFFNFFKIPATATFFENVSKENQEQILSSAYEKLKTQFTQIENNKWIYFVFKKIPSNND, from the coding sequence ATGATTAATTTTTCAAAACTTTGGAACAAAAGTGGAAAGCAATATCAAGAATATGCCTTAAACTTTCCACAATACAAGCAGACCAACGAAAAGCTTGTTCAAATTGCAGATATTATGCCCAATCAAATAGTCGTTGATCTTGCTTGTGGAACTGGTTTGACTACGAAAGAAGTTTTGAAAAATTGTCCTGATGTTGAAAAAATTTATGCAATTGATTTTTCAGAAGACATGATTAATGTCGCTAAAGAATTTGTTCAATCAAAAAAAGTTGCTTTTATTGTTGCTGATGCTCAAGATTTAGATAAATTCATTTCAGAAAAAGTGGATGTGGTTATTTGCAATTCTGCCTTTTGGCAATTCCAAAATCAAAATCAAGTTCTTCATGCGATATCCAATATTCTTAAAGATAACGGAAAGATTATTTTCAATCTAAATCAACAATTCTTTGATTTTGGAAAACCGGAACCAAATCAGAAACTCTTAATTGATACGATTTTTTCTGAAATGAAGAAAAGAGGTTATAAGCCCAGCAACAAACTTAAGCCAAAAATTGGTAAAGAAAAAATTGAAGAGTTATTTTCTTACGCAGGATATATTCTTGAAAAGACTGAAACCTTAAATATTGGGCCAAGAAAATTAGATGACTTCTTCAATTTTTTCAAGATTCCAGCAACTGCAACTTTTTTTGAAAATGTATCAAAAGAAAATCAAGAACAAATTCTTAGCTCTGCTTATGAAAAACTGAAAACTCAATTTACACAAATCGAGAATAATAAATGGATTTATTTTGTGTTTAAGAAAATTCCAAGCAATAATGATTAA